TCTTTGACACCTTTTACGTGCCGATCCCGAATACGGTGCCGCAACGCTATCATACCCAGTATGATACCCTGGCCGATGAAGTGATTCGGCCTATTCTCGATCGCTACCTGGAAAAGGATCCGCACTTTGTGTTTGTGATCATTCAGGATATGAACGGCTATATCCCGACCCATAACACCAAGTTCTCGCAGCCTTTGACCGGTAACCCCGATGTCGACCTCAAGCGTAACCGCGCTAAAAAGATGGCCGCTCACCAGGCCGGTCTGGCCGCTTCACGAAATACTGATGATTACCTGCTGCATGAATATGTCCGCGATACCGGGCAGGTGATGCTTGACCTGGCGGTGCCGATTTATATCCACAAGCGCCACTGGGGCGCAGTCCGTATCGGTTTCAAAGAAAAGTGAGCTTCTGACTTATTGAGTGTGGCAGGTGCTCCCGCCCGGTTGGGAAACGTCTAAGAGATGGTCTTGTTCAATAACCTGATCGGACGAGATTGGCCGATTCGTTCTTGAAAAGATTTTGCAGTCAAAGCACAAGAGCTCAAATGATGCGTTGCGATCATTTGAGCTCTTGTGCTTTGATAAGCAAAGATGCCGCTGGCATCTGCCTCCGGCTGTGCTATTTTAATTCCCCGCAGCGATAACTTTCTGCTGCCAAAGCCTGCTGCCGCGGCAGGCCGTACTCAGCAACCGGCGGTATTCTTCTCAGCCAGAGTGACCACATCATGAAGCCACAACTCTCCGGTTTTTTCTTTGCCCTCGGGGCATTCTCCCTGTGGGGAGTGATGCCTGTTTATTGGAAACAGTTACAGGTTGTCCCGCCATTGGAAATTCTTTGCCATCGCGTCGCCTGGTCCTGCGTCTTTCTGGCCCTGATCATCAGCGCTCAGAAACGTTGGGGTGAGGTGCGACGGATCCTGGTGGCGGCCGGTGAGTGGCAAAAGCTGTGTCTGAGCGGAGCACTGGTCGGTGGTAACTGGCTGGTGTTTATCATCGCTGTCAATAGCGGTCATGTGGTTGAAAGCAGCCTCGGCTATTATATTACGCCGATGGTCAATGTGCTCATCGGTTTTCTGTTCCTTGGCGAGCGGTTCAATTGGCTCCAGGTGACAGCCGTGGTTTTTGCAAGCGTCGGAATCGGCTATTCGCTGCTCGCCTTTGGCGATCTGCCGATTTACGGGCTGACGCTGGCGTTCAGTTTTGCTTTCTACGGCTATGCCCGCAAAAAAATCAAGGTGGCGCCGATTCCCGGCCTGTTCATTGAGACCATGTTCCTGCTGCTGCCCGCGTTGGCTTATATCGGCTACCGGGCGGTTTTTTCCGGCAGCCTGTTTTTGCAGCAGGCCGATATCAGCTGCTGGTTGATCGGGGCTGGAGTGGTGACCAGCCTGCCGCTCTTGTGTTTTGCCTCGGCCACACGGTCCCTGCGGCTTTCAACCATCGGCATCCTGCAATATCTTGCACCGACGATTTCTTTCGGCCTTGGTATCCTGGTTTACGCTGAGCCCTTCGACCAGCATAGCCTGGTCACCTTTGCCCTGATCTGGGCGGGGGTGCTGCTGTATTGTGTCAATGCGCTGCTGCAAATGTCCAGGGCTCCGCACCGGGCCACCTGAGACCGCAGTTGGGAAGAATCGGCCGGCAATCCCATGGCACTGGCTTTCCGAACCCCTTTTCGACCATGCAGGCGTCCATTGCCGTGCGGTCCGGTTGGCTGTGGTGGGTTTTTGCCACGCTGGCCGTGATTAGCAGGATACTGACCAGTACTGCTCCTCAAAGCCTCCTCATAGAATTCTCCTTGTCCTGAAAAAATCGATATGGGCGCTTCTACCGGTTGCGAACGACTTGTTTGAGCGTCTCTATAGCCCTCTTCTTGCGCTTATTTCGTCAGCTGCTGTGACACTAACCCCACAGCAGCGTTTTTTCTGTCACCGAATTGTCGCCATCGTTAAATGATCATCGGGTAAGAACCGGGGGCAAGGCCGAAGGGCGCTAGTTTAAGAGTCGCTGGCAGCAAAACCGGGACTGTCCCGGCACGGGGGCTGTCCCAGGTCTTTGCGGTGTTAACCGCGACAGTTTCATGGCTCGCAAACTCTTGGGACAGCCCCCGATGACCCTGGGGACAGTCCCGAGTTTACTGCAAAGTTGCTTAAACCAGCGCCCTTCGGGACAAGGCCTGTTTATGCGTTGTCCGCTTCGGTTGCCAATGTTTTTGTGTCTTGTCAATCACCCATCCAGGGCGGCAGGCTGTTTTTCAATATCTTGCTAAGGGCTGTAAATGATCCTTGTGCGTAAGTTTCCCGCAGGCAATGAGCCGTTGGCCGGATAAGATTTGGACAGGTTAATAGCTCTGTGCTACTGTATTTCT
This genomic window from Pelobacter seleniigenes DSM 18267 contains:
- a CDS encoding chemotaxis protein, which produces MPRKIVTMKIPGLFLFALLFCMVVPRADAYELDSPLKYKAFELANQCRDEVVKAFDALITSGQLREGQVFDTFYVPIPNTVPQRYHTQYDTLADEVIRPILDRYLEKDPHFVFVIIQDMNGYIPTHNTKFSQPLTGNPDVDLKRNRAKKMAAHQAGLAASRNTDDYLLHEYVRDTGQVMLDLAVPIYIHKRHWGAVRIGFKEK
- the rarD gene encoding EamA family transporter RarD, which gives rise to MKPQLSGFFFALGAFSLWGVMPVYWKQLQVVPPLEILCHRVAWSCVFLALIISAQKRWGEVRRILVAAGEWQKLCLSGALVGGNWLVFIIAVNSGHVVESSLGYYITPMVNVLIGFLFLGERFNWLQVTAVVFASVGIGYSLLAFGDLPIYGLTLAFSFAFYGYARKKIKVAPIPGLFIETMFLLLPALAYIGYRAVFSGSLFLQQADISCWLIGAGVVTSLPLLCFASATRSLRLSTIGILQYLAPTISFGLGILVYAEPFDQHSLVTFALIWAGVLLYCVNALLQMSRAPHRAT